In Phaseolus vulgaris cultivar G19833 chromosome 3, P. vulgaris v2.0, whole genome shotgun sequence, the sequence aatccacttcataagccctttaggaacaacatgttttttgattttacagaatcgcacagaatgacctcttttcatgcaatagaagcatgtaacaatcagttgtttcgatggtccaatcgattgtttttctggcatttttgaaaatgattttgaaaatctatcttgcttgttttgtggattaaaacccaatccagattttccaaaaacacaattttgagatgctagcacactctcaaagttagattggcctttagaaagtttatccactgttttaacaagatagtggaccttcttttcaagattttcgcaattttcacaaattagagtatcacacttgcaagaggagtttttgtaaataatttccagattttcaaaatccatttttgagttttctaaatcctcttccagtgcctttactctgttttcaagccagttattcttttctttcaaccgattgttcaagagagccaatcggttggcttcttcatgagtttctcgaaaggcttgaagcaattgaccataattttcagagtttgaagagtttgatgaacttacactacatgAGTCATCTTCCCTTCTGGCCATtaagcaaagattgaggcttttcttgttttgccttttctttcttcttgcttgactctttgtcattgctttctttggttcatgagcagctttgagtgtctcccacatttccttagcagttttgcactttgatattctgaaaaattcattagtttctagtgcagaagctataataTTTTGGGCAGACTTATCAAACTGAgccattttacattcatcatctgtccatttggacaaaggttttgtaaaaaaagcattttcctttttgaactttggaatgtaaggaccattctcaattgagtcccaaattctttgatcaatagattcaataaagattttcattcttgcttcccaaaacttgtaattcaatccacagaataaaggtggtttgtagattgaagcaccctcctcaaaagatagttttccagccatagaaaaaagatttttggatcaacttgaataactttcaagaaccaagctcttgatgccaattgttagaatatatgaccttaaacgagaggggggtgaattgtttaagagggatttttgaaaacttttaagcttagaatgaaaatacttcagaagaaccttgattaaggattcagtttttccaaaacaaacagcaaaagcacaacgctggaaaaacaatcagttgttttaacgaaacaatcggttgtttataccagttccaaaatatcaaactgaattaaaaagatagggatagagaaattgtacacagttgtttatactagttcactccaaacactacgtccagtcttctcagaaaccctgaggatatccactaagcaatcaccacttgatcacttacaccacaaccaagagaatgaccttgaaaacctcaagacacacactctccttggccaacactaagattgctgatcttgaacacctcaagaacacacagccaatctcagcaacacacacaaacgaattgttcagcagtttacaaagattacattTGTTACATatggaaatctgaaatcaatacaagtagaatccctattcagcaccttgatcaatctctcaactctttagcaatctcagaatactttgaaaaactcttttatgaaaactttgtttcaagattcttaatatatcaaaaaactgtttttcagaatatatctaagaatatagtttgttatcaaatcttaacaaactcttaattgcatttaaaatagattggccaaagcatttaatgactggagcgtattcagttaaagcatttaaagctcagtcaaagaaaacagtttttctgttatggttttaaaacaaacaatcgattgtttcctcgaatcaatcggttgttttattacttaacaaaatacaccattcaaaaacagttttcaaactttctcaaaacacctaagtgtaaacaatcggttgtttcaacaaaacaatcggttgtttcaacttagtttgtaaaacattttgctttgttaaaattgagatgctaattgctttgagatttaatctaagtgttgattacaacattgaactaccccagaacaaggctaaaaccagcacagcagcatcaagcaaagcagaggcttcatcatccttcaaaggatttggattcttcaaaacattgaactccacttggttcaacaaaggCAGCCTTAACAGTGGTGTTCTCAGCAAGGAGACTTCGCCACTATTTCCAAAGTTTTACCGTAGTGGTGATGACAGACCTGCCTATCCGCAAAGTCCTACAAAAGTCGAATGTGGCAGGGAGAATGGTACGTTGGGCAGTGGAACTATCAGAGTTCGATGTCCAGTACGAGCCCAAAGGCCCTATCAAAGGCCAAGTCTGCGCAGATTTTGTGGTAGAGTTCTCCTCGGCAGATGCACACCAAGAGGAAGCCAACTTCCGATGGGTGCTCTCTGTAGATGGGTCCTCTAACCAACAAGGCAGCGGAACAGGCGTCATCTTGGAGGAACCAAATGGGCtattgatcgagcaggccctatggttcgccttcaaggccaacaacaatcaagcGCAGTACGGAGCCTTGATTGTTGGCATGCTattagccaaggagatgggtgcgcagagtttgttggcgaagagtgactccCTACTTGTCACGGGTCAGGTGATGGGAGAATACCAGGCCaaagaccctcagatggccGCGTACCTAGGGTACGTCCAAGTTTTGAAGGGCTCGTTCTCGTTGTTCGAGCTGGTACACATTCCTAAAGAGCAGAATgacgagctgacttgctagctaagcctgccagttcaggcaaggagGGCAAACAGAGGACTGTCATACAGGAAATCCTTAAGACACCTCGAACCTTCACATCAGATAATCTAGTGGGGGTCCATCAAGTCAGCACGTCGAGAGGAGGGACGAGGAGTCATCGGTCACTGACTCAGGAGACACCGAAAACTCCCAGGGTAAGCACATATCCAGTTCTTGGGGAGGAATCATTGCAGGTCTGCCTGGTCGAAGGAGGagaaacctggatgacgccTTACAAGCACTACCTGGCTGATGGGATACTACCGTTGGAATCCACAAAGGccataaaaataaagaaaaattctgcCAAATACACTCTCATCGAAGGAGAGCTGTTCAGACACGAGTTCACCCACCTAATCTTGGTATGTGTAAGCAGCGACCAATGTGCACGTataatggcagagctccacgaagggatatgtgggagtcacatcaATGGTCGATCTCTAGCATCGAAGGCCATTCGCGCGGGATACTATTGGTCAACCATAAGGGAAGATTGCACGAGGTACGCACAGCAGTGCAAGTAGTGTCAGCAacatgctgactggcacaaggcaccacCGGAAGAGCTCAGGttgatttacagcccctggccattacatacatggggaatcgatatcctgGGAGTCTTTCCCTTGGCGATACGATAGATGAAGTACATCGTGGTCGCCatagagtacttcacgaagtggatagaggctgagccGGTGGCGCAGATCACGACCCACAAGATCCAGcgcttcgtgtggaagaacatagtctGCCGCTTCGGGGTACCGAAACGTTTGGTGTTCGATAACGACACCtagtttgcaagccaacaacTAGGTAAGTTATGCACAGAAGTTGGAATAAAGTAGGTGTTCGCATCTGTtgagcacccccagacgaatgggcgGGTCGAGTCTGCCAACCGAGTCTTGCTtagaggtctgaagagaaggctcgagaggGCCAAAGGAACTTGGGCAGAGgaggttcctagaattgtgtgggcttaccacaccactcctTATTCCACTACCagggaaacaccctttagcttggtgcatgggtcggacgcgatgattcccgtagagatccaggagagctcgccacgcttccagaacttcgtggctgaAGAGTCTAACGAAGAGAGAAaagtgaacctggacctactggatgaagtcagggaggaagcaagaattAAAGTTGAAACtttaaagagaagggtggagtacaagcaCAACTCCAAGTTGAAGCCTCGCCAGTTCCAGGTCACCAACCTGATGATGCGGAAGACCTACCCGTACCAgttagagaacaagttgtcccccaagtggattGGTTCTTTCAGAgtgacagaggcccttgggaatggggCATACAAGCTTGAGATGTTGGAGGGAGGCACGATTCCTCGTACATGGAATGCgaccaacctcaagttttacttcAGTTGAACTTTAGCATTGTACATAGTTCTTAGAggacactcttttttcccttacaagggttttttaatgaggtcacccaataaaattcGATTGAAGTATATTCTCGAATGTCTTGTACAATGCAGTTACGAACcgttcacttgggttagaagtctcgagaGCGGGAAGggtaggttcgcagagaacacccccccttcgagtgagaacgccaagaaTAAACAAGTATGGTTCACCAGTGAAATCCTccttcgcctttgagcgaagatGATGTCAGTTACGAACcgttcacttgggttagaagtctcgagaGTGGGAAGGGTAGGTTcacagagaacacctccccctcgagtgagaacgccaagaaTGAACAAGTATGGTTCACCAGTGAAATCCTCCTTCACCTTTGAGCGAAGATGATGTCAGTTACGAACCGTTcgcttgggttagaa encodes:
- the LOC137805520 gene encoding uncharacterized protein; this encodes MTDLPIRKVLQKSNVAGRMVRWAVELSEFDVQYEPKGPIKGQVCADFVVEFSSADAHQEEANFRWVLSVDGSSNQQGSGTGVILEEPNGLLIEQALWFAFKANNNQAQYGALIVGMLLAKEMGAQSLLAKSDSLLVTGQVMGEYQAKDPQMAAYLGYVQVLKGSFSLFELVHIPKEQNDELTC